Proteins encoded within one genomic window of Sphaerotilus montanus:
- the nadD gene encoding nicotinate-nucleotide adenylyltransferase has translation MAVEPRRIGLYGGSFDPVHQAHRVLADTALAQLALDELRWIPVGQPWQKTRRLAPAEHRAEMVALAISDNPAFVLEKCEVERTGPSYTLDTVTLLQQRERHPARWFLIIGQDQLAGFCTWHGWAELLQRVTLAVAGRAGVPVQAPAELSNTGHRIVALDMPSMSVSSTELRHRLAAGESATSLAPRMVAPVVARYIDRHGLYRINPPSPQS, from the coding sequence ATGGCCGTTGAACCCCGGCGCATCGGGCTCTACGGCGGCAGCTTCGACCCGGTGCACCAGGCGCACCGCGTGCTGGCCGACACCGCCCTGGCCCAGCTCGCGCTGGACGAGTTGCGCTGGATCCCGGTCGGTCAGCCGTGGCAGAAAACCCGTCGTCTGGCACCCGCCGAACACCGCGCCGAGATGGTCGCGCTGGCAATCAGCGACAATCCCGCTTTCGTGCTCGAAAAGTGCGAGGTCGAACGGACCGGTCCGAGCTACACGCTGGACACCGTGACCCTGCTGCAGCAGCGCGAACGGCACCCGGCCCGCTGGTTTCTGATCATCGGGCAGGACCAGCTGGCGGGCTTCTGTACCTGGCATGGCTGGGCCGAGCTGCTGCAGCGGGTGACGCTGGCGGTGGCGGGGCGCGCAGGCGTTCCGGTGCAGGCCCCGGCTGAACTATCGAACACCGGACACCGCATCGTGGCACTCGACATGCCGTCGATGTCGGTGTCTTCGACTGAATTGAGGCACCGGCTCGCCGCAGGCGAGTCGGCGACTTCACTGGCCCCCCGGATGGTGGCGCCGGTCGTGGCGCGCTATATTGATCGCCACGGGCTGTACCGAATCAACCCACCCTCTCCTCAATCCTGA
- the hemF gene encoding oxygen-dependent coproporphyrinogen oxidase → MTTDDTTQPDALSNAEVRAYLLGLQQSICDAVGAEDGQTFITDAWERPPGGKLAGAGITRLIENGGLLERGGCAFSQVRGTALPPSATQHRPELAGAPFEAMGVSLVFHPRNPYVPTVHMNVRMLSATPTEGPLAGQTVRWFGGGMDLTPYYGFEDDAVHFHQACRDALAPHDPALYPRFKTWCDEYFFLKHRNEPRGIGGIFFDDFSALGAQGSFAMLKDVGDALLKGWLPIARRRRDTPYGERERDFQAYRRGRYVEFNLVWDRGTLFGLQSGGRTESILMSMPPQVTWRYQWAPEPGTPEARLYSDFLRPRDWLALTDTGADGR, encoded by the coding sequence ATGACGACCGACGACACGACGCAGCCCGATGCACTGTCCAATGCCGAGGTGCGGGCCTACCTGCTGGGCCTGCAGCAGTCGATCTGCGACGCGGTCGGCGCCGAGGACGGCCAGACGTTCATCACCGACGCCTGGGAGCGCCCGCCCGGCGGCAAGCTCGCTGGCGCGGGCATCACCCGGCTGATCGAGAACGGCGGCCTGCTGGAGCGCGGCGGCTGCGCGTTCTCGCAGGTGCGTGGCACGGCGTTGCCTCCGTCCGCGACACAGCACCGGCCGGAACTCGCCGGTGCGCCGTTCGAGGCGATGGGCGTGTCGCTGGTCTTCCATCCGCGCAACCCGTACGTCCCGACCGTGCACATGAACGTGCGCATGCTCTCGGCCACGCCCACCGAAGGGCCGCTCGCCGGGCAGACCGTGCGCTGGTTCGGCGGCGGCATGGACCTGACGCCGTACTACGGGTTCGAGGACGACGCGGTGCATTTCCACCAGGCGTGTCGCGACGCGCTCGCACCGCACGATCCGGCGCTCTATCCGCGCTTCAAGACCTGGTGCGACGAGTACTTCTTCCTGAAGCACCGCAACGAGCCGCGCGGCATCGGCGGCATCTTCTTCGACGACTTCTCGGCGCTCGGTGCGCAGGGCAGCTTCGCGATGCTGAAGGACGTGGGCGACGCGCTGCTCAAGGGCTGGCTGCCGATCGCCCGGCGCCGCCGCGACACCCCGTACGGCGAGCGCGAGCGCGACTTCCAGGCCTACCGGCGCGGCCGCTATGTCGAGTTCAACCTCGTCTGGGACCGTGGCACGCTGTTCGGGCTGCAGTCGGGCGGGCGCACCGAGTCGATCCTGATGTCGATGCCGCCGCAGGTGACCTGGCGCTACCAGTGGGCGCCCGAGCCGGGCACGCCCGAGGCGCGGCTCTACAGCGATTTCCTGCGCCCGCGCGACTGGCTGGCGCTGACCGACACCGGTGCCGATGGCCGTTGA